The following proteins are co-located in the Manihot esculenta cultivar AM560-2 chromosome 9, M.esculenta_v8, whole genome shotgun sequence genome:
- the LOC122724506 gene encoding protein DETOXIFICATION 42-like yields the protein MATETLLNLWENLAKLPLVMLLKDTRNVFNMDELAVEIAQIAVPAALALAADPVASLIDTAFIGHLGPVELAAVGVSIAIFNQVSKIAIFPLVSVTTSFVAEEESAGKSSNDENASLEDGLLVNKETEELLPKSGSISTKRHIPSASSALVIACVLGVIQALFLIFSAKPILSYMGVQSDSPMLIPAQQYLTLRSLGAPAVLLSLAMQGVFRGIKDTKTPLFATVVGDVANIILDPIFIFVFRLNVCGAAIAHVISQYLISLILLWKLIEHVDLLPPNIKDLQFGRFLKNGFMLLMRVIAATICVTLAASLAARHGSTSMAAFQVCLQIWMATSLLADGLAVAGQAMLASAFANKDHDRAKAIASRVFQYGLLLGLVLSIFLFGGLQFASRLFTEDVNVLNLIAVGIPFVAATQIVNVLAFVFDGINYGASDFAYSSYSMVLVSIISILCLFALSSSHGFFGIWVALTIFMTLRAYVGLLRIGTGTGPWSFLRK from the exons ATGGCCACAGAAACTCTTCTTAATCTGTGGGAAAACTTGGCTAAATTGCCTCTTGTTATGCTCTTGAAGGATACAAG GAACGTTTTCAATATGGATGAGTTAGCAGTAGAAATAGCACAAATTGCAGTTCCTGCTGCACTTGCTTTAGCAGCAGATCCTGTTGCTTCTCTAATCGATACAGCATTCATTGGCCATTTAG GACCTGTGGAGCTTGCTGCTGTGGGAGTTTCTATTGCCATTTTTAATCAAGTGTCAAAGATTGCAATTTTCCCACTTGTCAGTGTTACCACGTCTTTTGTTGCCGAGGAAGAAAGTGCTGGAAAATCGAGTAACGACGAAAATGCATCACTTGAAGATGGTTTGCTTGTCAATAAGGAAACGGAAGAGCTATTACCTAAATCTG GCAGCATTTCCACCAAAAGGCACATACCATCTGCTTCTTCAGCATTGGTTATTGCTTGTGTCCTTGGCGTAATCCAGGCTTTATTCCTCATTTTCTCTGCAAAACCGATCCTGAGCTACATGGGTGTACAATCT GATTCCCCAATGCTAATACCAGCACAACAATACTTGACATTGAGGTCACTAGGTGCTCCTGCTGTTCTTCTTTCACTAGCGATGCAAGGGGTTTTCCGAGGAATTAAGGATACGAAAACTCCTCTATTTGCTACTG ttGTGGGAGATGTAGCAAATATCATCTTGGACCCAATATTTATATTCGTATTCAGATTGAACGTCTGTGGTGCAGCCATTGCTCATGTTATTTCTCA GTACCTAATCTCCCTGATTCTGTTGTGGAAATTAATTGAACATGTTGATCTATTGCCTCCCAACATTAAAGATCTACAATTTGGTCGATTTCTAAAAAATG GATTTATGCTGTTGATGAGGGTAATAGCTGCGACAATCTGTGTCACCTTGGCTGCATCATTGGCGGCAAGACATGGATCTACTTCAATGGCTGCATTTCAGGTTTGCTTGCAGATTTGGATGGCAACTTCTTTGCTTGCAGATGGGCTGGCTGTGGCTGGACAA GCAATGCTTGCAAGTGCATTTGCAAATAAGGATCACGACAGGGCCAAGGCCATTGCTTCTCGTGTATTCCAG TACGGTTTGCTTTTAGGCCTAGTTCTCTCGATCTTCCTTTTCGGTGGACTACAGTTTGCTTCAAGATTATTTACAGAAGACGTCAATGTTTTGAATCTTATTGCCGTGGGCATCCCG TTTGTTGCAGCAACTCAAATCGTAAATGTTTTAGCCTTCGTTTTCGATGGAATCAATTATGGAGCATCTGATTTTGCATACTCTTCATACTCAATG GTTTTGGTGTCAATAATAAGCATCCTATGCTTATTTGCTTTATCATCTAGTCATGGCTTCTTTGGCATCTGGGTTGCGTTGACCATTTTTATGACTTTACGCGCATACGTGGGCTTGTTGAG AATAGGCACGGGAACAGGACCTTGGagctttttaagaaaataa